Within Butyrivibrio fibrisolvens, the genomic segment CCCCATTTTTTTGTGCTGCTGGTGGGCAACCATGGGGATTACAAGGCTTCCTGGGAGGAGTCTTGATAATGAACATGCAAGTTTCATGCGAAGGGTAGGGACTATTACTACCTTTCTTTTTTTCATCATTTTAAGTGCGTATGATACGCAGGATGATGCAGACATGCCTTTAAGGGCGAAGACTACATTCGCAACAGCATTGAACTGTGTGTCTACAGGGCCGGGGCATAGTACTCCTATATAGGTCTTGGAGGCGCTTTTTTTTAGTTCATAAGCTATGGCTCTTGTAAGGCTTACAACGTAGGCTTTGGTTGCATAATAAGTCGCCATGTATGGACCTGCAGGGAAGAGGCCAGCTGATGAGCCTATGTTAAGGATATATCCGCCATCTTCCTTATCCATAAGCGGGAGCATTCTCTTAGTAAGGCGGTGAAGGGCTTTGATATTGACGTCCACCATTTCTATTTCGCGCTTTTCATCGCAGTCTTCAAATCTTCCGGACAGGCCAAAGCCTGCATTATTGATAAATACAGATAGCTTATTCTCTGGATTTTTGCCAAGTTCATCTTCGATAGATTCGCATAGCTTATTTATCTCTTTTTTCTTGGAAAGGTCTGCGGTATAGATACTGCTTGTACCTGCAAGTTCGCTTTGAATGGCTAGGAGTCTGTCCTTCCTTCTTGCGACCATGATTACGTGGTAGCCTTCTTTAGAAAGCTGTCTTGAAAACTCCTCGCCAAGGCCTGAGCTTGCCCCTGTTACAACTGCTATATTTCTCATATCAACCTCATTTTTTATCTGTTTTTATAATTATAATATATATCAGTGTCATGGTCTTACTCGATTTATAAAAGTCATGAATAAAAATGTTACTAATACTCAAATATCTATGGGTGAGAACATTGTGTAAATAAATGTTATAATAACAAAGTTGTTAAGTTGCAGTTAGAAAAGACTAATTCTTGTGGGGAGGATAGACATTTGAAAATTGAAGTACACGGCGCATGGGGCGATGTTATAAAGGCGCAGGATGAAGGTGATGACAGCGTGGTACTTGCATGGGAAGGCGAGTACAGGAAGGATGACTACATAGATTTCAAGGACCTTGTACCCGGGACTTTTTATAAAGTCAAGGTAGATCCTACAATTGAGGAATCCCTTATATTTGTAACTACAGATTCCTTCAGATACACAATCCCTTTCTATGAAAAGAAGACAAGCTATAACCCAATGTCTTTTGTAGGTAACAGGCATCTTGTCAGTATCAGAAAGGCTTATGATCATGAGATCAGAGCTTACAGGAATCTATGCCTTAATCCCTGCGATCAGCATGAAGTTACAGGCGTATACCCTCATGCATCAGCCAATGTTGAGACA encodes:
- a CDS encoding SDR family NAD(P)-dependent oxidoreductase; this encodes MRNIAVVTGASSGLGEEFSRQLSKEGYHVIMVARRKDRLLAIQSELAGTSSIYTADLSKKKEINKLCESIEDELGKNPENKLSVFINNAGFGLSGRFEDCDEKREIEMVDVNIKALHRLTKRMLPLMDKEDGGYILNIGSSAGLFPAGPYMATYYATKAYVVSLTRAIAYELKKSASKTYIGVLCPGPVDTQFNAVANVVFALKGMSASSCVSYALKMMKKRKVVIVPTLRMKLACSLSRLLPGSLVIPMVAHQQHKKMG